The following are encoded together in the Ovis aries strain OAR_USU_Benz2616 breed Rambouillet chromosome X, ARS-UI_Ramb_v3.0, whole genome shotgun sequence genome:
- the PJA1 gene encoding E3 ubiquitin-protein ligase Praja-1 isoform X2: MGQESSKPIWPKPAGRYQSNTGRRYGRRHAYVSFRPSTSQQERISRQRKTPSEVPMHRSAPSQTTKRSRSPFSTTRRSWDDSESSGTSLNADNEDYSSTSRWRETASTDEGRLDGLARRSRGEGSSGYPEPKYPEDKREARSDQVKPEKVPRRRRTMADPDFWTYSDDYYKYFEEDSDSDKEWTAALRRKYRGREQNLSSSGESWETLPGKEELEAEQARVNASAGASAGSSGNNELEEVRGPSLQEEERASPEEGEVPWLQYNENESSSEGDNDSGQEFLQPGVFMLDGNNNLEDDSSVSEDLEVDWSLFDGFADGLGVAEAISYVDPQFLTYMALEERLAQAMETALAHLESLAVDVEVANPPASKESIDTLPEILITEDHSAVGQEMCCPICCSEYAKGEVATELPCHHYFHKPCVSIWLQKSGTCPVCRCMFPPPL, from the exons ATGGGTCAGGAATCTAGCAAGCCTATCTGGCCCAAGCCAGCAGGAAGGTATCAGTCCAATACAGGCAGGAGGTATGGAAGAAGGCATGCTTATGTCAGTTTCAGGCCATCCACAAGCCAGCAAGAAAGGatttccaggcagagaaagacgCCATCTGAAGTCCCAATGCACAGATCAGCCCCCAGTCAAACCACCAAGAGGAGCCGATCACCGTTTTCCACCACTCGTCGTAGTTGGGATGACAGCGAGAGCTCAGGAACCAGCCTGAATGCTGATAATGAGGACTACTCCAG CACTTCCAGGTGGAGGGAGACTGCCAGCACTGATGAAGGCCGCTTGGATGGCCTGGCAAGAAGGAGCAGAGGTGAGGGTTCAAGTGGCTACCCTGAGCCGAAGTACCCTGAAGACAAGAGGGAAGCCAGGAGTGACCAAGTGAAGCCCGAAAAGGTGCCTAGACGGCGACGAACCATGGCCGACCCCGACTTCTGGACATACAGTGATGACTACTACAAATACTTTGAAGAAGACTCTGACAGTGACAAAGAGTGGACTGCGGCTCTGCGTCGCAAGTATCGTGGTCGGGAGCAAAATCTGTCATCCAGCGGCGAGAGCTGGGAGACTCTGCCAGGAAAAGAAGAGCTTGAAGCCGAGCAAGCCAGAGTGAATGCCAGTGCTGGTGCCAGTGCTGGCAGCAGTGGCAACAATGAACTTGAAGAAGTTCGAGGGCCCTCTctccaggaagaggaaagggcGTCCCCCGAAGAAGGGGAAGTTCCTTGGCTCCAGTACAATGAAAACGAGAGCAGCAGCGAGGGGGATAATGATTCTGGTCAGGAGTTTCTGCAGCCTGGTGTCTTCATGCTGGATGGCAACAACAACCTTGAAGATGACTCCAGTGTCAGTGAAGACCTCGAAGTGGATTGGAGCCTCTTCGATGGGTTCGCGGATGGGTTGGGGGTAGCCGAAGCCATTTCATACGTGGATCCTCAGTTCCTCACATACATGGCACTTGAAGAACGCCTGGCCCAGGCAATGGAAACTGCCTTGGCACACTTGGAGTCTCTGGCGGTGGATGTGGAGGTGGCCAATCCACCAGCCAGCAAGGAGAGCATCGACACTCTTCCTGAGATCCTGATCACAGAAGATCACAGTGCGGTGGGGCAGGAGATGTGTTGCCCCATCTGTTGCAGTGAATATGCGAAGGGGGAGGTGGCGACGGAGCTGCCATGCCACCACTATTTCCACAAGCCTTGTGTGTCCATCTGGCTTCAGAAGTCAGGCACCTGCCCTGTGTGCCGCTGCATGTTCCCTCCCCCACTTTAA
- the PJA1 gene encoding E3 ubiquitin-protein ligase Praja-1 isoform X3, with product MHRSAPSQTTKRSRSPFSTTRRSWDDSESSGTSLNADNEDYSSTSRWRETASTDEGRLDGLARRSRGEGSSGYPEPKYPEDKREARSDQVKPEKVPRRRRTMADPDFWTYSDDYYKYFEEDSDSDKEWTAALRRKYRGREQNLSSSGESWETLPGKEELEAEQARVNASAGASAGSSGNNELEEVRGPSLQEEERASPEEGEVPWLQYNENESSSEGDNDSGQEFLQPGVFMLDGNNNLEDDSSVSEDLEVDWSLFDGFADGLGVAEAISYVDPQFLTYMALEERLAQAMETALAHLESLAVDVEVANPPASKESIDTLPEILITEDHSAVGQEMCCPICCSEYAKGEVATELPCHHYFHKPCVSIWLQKSGTCPVCRCMFPPPL from the exons ATGCACAGATCAGCCCCCAGTCAAACCACCAAGAGGAGCCGATCACCGTTTTCCACCACTCGTCGTAGTTGGGATGACAGCGAGAGCTCAGGAACCAGCCTGAATGCTGATAATGAGGACTACTCCAG CACTTCCAGGTGGAGGGAGACTGCCAGCACTGATGAAGGCCGCTTGGATGGCCTGGCAAGAAGGAGCAGAGGTGAGGGTTCAAGTGGCTACCCTGAGCCGAAGTACCCTGAAGACAAGAGGGAAGCCAGGAGTGACCAAGTGAAGCCCGAAAAGGTGCCTAGACGGCGACGAACCATGGCCGACCCCGACTTCTGGACATACAGTGATGACTACTACAAATACTTTGAAGAAGACTCTGACAGTGACAAAGAGTGGACTGCGGCTCTGCGTCGCAAGTATCGTGGTCGGGAGCAAAATCTGTCATCCAGCGGCGAGAGCTGGGAGACTCTGCCAGGAAAAGAAGAGCTTGAAGCCGAGCAAGCCAGAGTGAATGCCAGTGCTGGTGCCAGTGCTGGCAGCAGTGGCAACAATGAACTTGAAGAAGTTCGAGGGCCCTCTctccaggaagaggaaagggcGTCCCCCGAAGAAGGGGAAGTTCCTTGGCTCCAGTACAATGAAAACGAGAGCAGCAGCGAGGGGGATAATGATTCTGGTCAGGAGTTTCTGCAGCCTGGTGTCTTCATGCTGGATGGCAACAACAACCTTGAAGATGACTCCAGTGTCAGTGAAGACCTCGAAGTGGATTGGAGCCTCTTCGATGGGTTCGCGGATGGGTTGGGGGTAGCCGAAGCCATTTCATACGTGGATCCTCAGTTCCTCACATACATGGCACTTGAAGAACGCCTGGCCCAGGCAATGGAAACTGCCTTGGCACACTTGGAGTCTCTGGCGGTGGATGTGGAGGTGGCCAATCCACCAGCCAGCAAGGAGAGCATCGACACTCTTCCTGAGATCCTGATCACAGAAGATCACAGTGCGGTGGGGCAGGAGATGTGTTGCCCCATCTGTTGCAGTGAATATGCGAAGGGGGAGGTGGCGACGGAGCTGCCATGCCACCACTATTTCCACAAGCCTTGTGTGTCCATCTGGCTTCAGAAGTCAGGCACCTGCCCTGTGTGCCGCTGCATGTTCCCTCCCCCACTTTAA
- the PJA1 gene encoding E3 ubiquitin-protein ligase Praja-1 isoform X1 codes for MHRSAPSQTTKRSRSPFSTTRRSWDDSESSGTSLNADNEDYSRYPPREYRASGSRRGMAYGHVDCFGADDSEEEGAGPVERVSVRGKTGKFKDEKLYDPEKGARSLAGVASQFSSFNHDVREELDKLDPAPAARSSASRAEFLQPNSMASQPSSAEGKVVTNSNNLERERQEPNLPACPSRAPVSICGGENTPKSAEEPVVRPKIRNLASPNCVKPKIFFDTDDDDDMPHSTSRWRETASTDEGRLDGLARRSRGEGSSGYPEPKYPEDKREARSDQVKPEKVPRRRRTMADPDFWTYSDDYYKYFEEDSDSDKEWTAALRRKYRGREQNLSSSGESWETLPGKEELEAEQARVNASAGASAGSSGNNELEEVRGPSLQEEERASPEEGEVPWLQYNENESSSEGDNDSGQEFLQPGVFMLDGNNNLEDDSSVSEDLEVDWSLFDGFADGLGVAEAISYVDPQFLTYMALEERLAQAMETALAHLESLAVDVEVANPPASKESIDTLPEILITEDHSAVGQEMCCPICCSEYAKGEVATELPCHHYFHKPCVSIWLQKSGTCPVCRCMFPPPL; via the coding sequence ATGCACAGATCAGCCCCCAGTCAAACCACCAAGAGGAGCCGATCACCGTTTTCCACCACTCGTCGTAGTTGGGATGACAGCGAGAGCTCAGGAACCAGCCTGAATGCTGATAATGAGGACTACTCCAGGTACCCGCCCAGAGAGTACAGGGCTTCGGGGAGCAGAAGAGGAATGGCTTATGGACATGTTGACTGTTTCGGGGCAGATGATAGtgaggaggagggggctgggcctGTTGAGCGAGTGTCAGTGAGAGGGAAAACTGGCAAGTTTAAAGATGAGAAGCTGTATGACCCGGAGAAGGGGGCAAGGTCTCTGGCTGGGGTGGCCTCACAGTTCTCTAGTTTTAACCATGACGTGAGAGAGGAGCTTGACAAGTTAGACCCAGCCCCTGCAGCACGGTCCTCTGCTAGCAGAGCTGAGTTCCTGCAGCCAAATAGCATGGCCTCTCAGCCGTCTTCTGCTGAAGGCAAGGTGGTCACAAACAGCAACAAcctggagagggagagacaggagcCGAATTTACCTGCATGTCCCAGCAGGGCTCCTGTGAGTATTTGTGGTGGGGAAAACACTCCAAAGAGCGCAGAGGAACCGGTGGTGAGGCCCAAAATCAGAAATCTGGCAAGTCCTAACTGCGTGAAACCAAAAATCTTTTTTGATaccgatgatgatgatgatatgcCACATAGCACTTCCAGGTGGAGGGAGACTGCCAGCACTGATGAAGGCCGCTTGGATGGCCTGGCAAGAAGGAGCAGAGGTGAGGGTTCAAGTGGCTACCCTGAGCCGAAGTACCCTGAAGACAAGAGGGAAGCCAGGAGTGACCAAGTGAAGCCCGAAAAGGTGCCTAGACGGCGACGAACCATGGCCGACCCCGACTTCTGGACATACAGTGATGACTACTACAAATACTTTGAAGAAGACTCTGACAGTGACAAAGAGTGGACTGCGGCTCTGCGTCGCAAGTATCGTGGTCGGGAGCAAAATCTGTCATCCAGCGGCGAGAGCTGGGAGACTCTGCCAGGAAAAGAAGAGCTTGAAGCCGAGCAAGCCAGAGTGAATGCCAGTGCTGGTGCCAGTGCTGGCAGCAGTGGCAACAATGAACTTGAAGAAGTTCGAGGGCCCTCTctccaggaagaggaaagggcGTCCCCCGAAGAAGGGGAAGTTCCTTGGCTCCAGTACAATGAAAACGAGAGCAGCAGCGAGGGGGATAATGATTCTGGTCAGGAGTTTCTGCAGCCTGGTGTCTTCATGCTGGATGGCAACAACAACCTTGAAGATGACTCCAGTGTCAGTGAAGACCTCGAAGTGGATTGGAGCCTCTTCGATGGGTTCGCGGATGGGTTGGGGGTAGCCGAAGCCATTTCATACGTGGATCCTCAGTTCCTCACATACATGGCACTTGAAGAACGCCTGGCCCAGGCAATGGAAACTGCCTTGGCACACTTGGAGTCTCTGGCGGTGGATGTGGAGGTGGCCAATCCACCAGCCAGCAAGGAGAGCATCGACACTCTTCCTGAGATCCTGATCACAGAAGATCACAGTGCGGTGGGGCAGGAGATGTGTTGCCCCATCTGTTGCAGTGAATATGCGAAGGGGGAGGTGGCGACGGAGCTGCCATGCCACCACTATTTCCACAAGCCTTGTGTGTCCATCTGGCTTCAGAAGTCAGGCACCTGCCCTGTGTGCCGCTGCATGTTCCCTCCCCCACTTTAA